In Anaerolineae bacterium, the genomic stretch TCGCAAGCATAAGCGGCTCCTTATGTTCTAGCTTCTATTCAAACTCAAATACATTTTTTTGACATCCGGTCAATTTTGTGACCATTAGTTTTGTGACCATTAGTTTTGTGACCATTAGTTTTGTGACCATTAGTTTTGTGACTAATATCACAAACTAAATTAAAAAAAGAAAAAACGTTACTACTCAGCCCTATGTCATTTCGAGGTCAGAGGCCGAGAAATCCCCTTCTCCAGGTACGGCTTTAAGAAGATTTCTCCCTTTGGTCGAAATGACATGCTTGAGCAGTTACAAAAAAACAATGATTTCAGGAGAGAACTATACCATAGAATTTCTTCTTTTTAGTAGGGCCATTTGTCACTAATAATTGTGATATATGTCACAAAAATGTGATGCATGTCACAAAAATTTAAAAACAAAACCGCAAAGATGTAACTTTTGAAAGCCTCCTTTAAGTTGGTGACTTTGGCATCTTTGCGGTGAAGGGGCTAAAGCACATAGCCCCGCTTATTTTTCCCGGCCGTATTTCAACAGTGAATCTGAGGCCAATTATATTACAAAATTTTATAGTGACAAATTTCACGCTTTCTTTGAAAATGGGTTCACAAGACCCCGGCCTGCCCTTAAAAACTCCCCCTCTATTGGCCGTATCCCCGGCCATCAATGTAATTCTCCAAATCTTTGATATAAGTTTCTTGCTCGGAGATGATTTCTTTGAGCACGTCGCCAATGGAGATAATGCCAACCAACTGCTCGTCATCCAACACGGGCAAGTGACGCACGCGCTTTTCGGTCATCAATTGCATACATTCGGCCATTTTTTGGGCGGGGTGCACACAATATACTCGCGGCGTCATGATTTCGCTCACCGGCGTATTCAAGGAAGATTTGCCCATCAGCACCACTTTCCGGGCATAATCCCGTTCCGAAATAACGCCCACCAGTTTTGTCCCTTCAACCACCGGCAAAGCGCCCACGTTTTTTTCGCTCATCAGTCTGAGCGCGTCAAACACCGAGGTTTCAGGAGCCGCAGACCAAACTTCGGTAGAGTCTTTGGACTTTAAGAGTTGTTTGACTGTAACCATTGTTGTTCCCCTCTTTATAGAAAGATATTTTTAAGATTTCTGCTGCTCTATTATATCACAAAAACCGGATTTTTTCTCAGGTTGAGGTTGAAAATGCGCTTTTTTCCTCCACCCAGTTAATGATGCGGGTCACGGCTTTGTTAGCCAGGGTGGCGGTTGGGGAAGAGAGTTCAGTTTTATAGCCAAAGGAATAACCCCGCACCGAGACCATTAAACTTTCTGGCGCGCGGCCATAGAGGGCTTCGGCCAGGGTCAAACAACTCTCCGGGGTTAAATGGTGGGTAAAGGGCGAGGTTTGGAAGGTGGGATTGAGGGCGGCAACCCGCACCTCTTCTGGATACGCGCCGGTATGGGCGTCAACAAAACAAACGTAATCATACCCGGCTATTCCCTCCGACATTTCGGGCATGAGTTGGAGTTCAAAGACCAAATGGGGATAACGGTCAGGGTCGAATTCATCGGGAGCCAAGGCAGGAACAAGGGGCACGTTAAAATGCGCCGCCAGCTTTTGCAAAATATGCCAGGCCACGCCATCGTCTTCCCGGTTGGGGTTGCCGTAGCCGATGATGAGGATTTTGGACATAAGCTTCAAGCTGTCGCCGCCTTGGCCGGATCAAAATCGAGGGGCCAGCGGGTATAAGAATCCCAACGCGCATGCTGGAGTTTGGCCTGCTCCAGGTTTGCGTTGGTCAGGTTGGCTCCGCCCAGTTCCGCCCCCCGCAGGTCGGCTCCCTGAAGGTCGGCGTCAATGAGGGTCGCCAAAAACAGATTAGCCCGGCTTAAGTTTGCCCCCTTTAAGTTGGCGCCGGATAAATCAACCTGGCTAAGTTGAGTTTTGTGTAAGATGGCGTTACTGAGATTAGCCTGCCCTAAAGAGGTGGCCCGCAAGTTTGACTCGCTAAAATCAACACCGCTGAGATCAGCTTTGTACAGACTCACCCCGGTCAGGTCTTTTTGGCTCAGATTGGGCGTTTGGCCTTTTTCACGGGCCAGCCGAATGATTTTAAGGATGTCTTGCGAGGTATAGTACATAGGACAAATTCCTGTTTTGAAAAATATGATTGGTAGTATCTTAGCACAAAAAACCATCATTCACAATAGACCCGGTCTTCACCAATGAAAAAGCGGCGTCAAAAAATTGACACCGCTCTTTGATTTTGCCAAAAAATTATCTACCGTCCATCCCGGCGCAAGGTTTTTATTACCCGACCGGCGGCGTCCACAATGTCCAGCACAATCGGCATTTGGCCGAGCGCGTGGGTGGAGCAGGAAAGGCAGGGGTCGTAGGCGCGGATGGCGGCCTCAACGCGGTTGAGCATGCCTTCCTGCACATCCGGGCCTTTTACATAGGTTTTCGCCACGCTGTCCACGGCCTGGCTCATGGCCCAGTTGTTGTGGCCGGTAGACACAATCAGGTTGACCCGCTGCAACTGGCCGTTTTTGTTGGCCCAATAGTGATGGAACAGGGTGCCGCGCGGCGCTTCAATCACCCCCACGCCTTCCCCCTGCCACTGCTTGCGGGTGTTGAGAATGTCTTTGCCCAAAATGTCGGGGTCATCCAGCAACACCTGAACCCGCTCGGCAGCAAAGAGACATTCAATTAAACGGGCATAGTGGTAGTAGAGAGTGTTCTCCACCGGCTTGCCGTTGTTCAGGGCCTTGAATGTTTTGAGTTCCTCATTGGCCAGGGGCGTGTCAATGGCTTTAGCCACATTCAGCCGGCCCAGCGGCCCCACGCGATATGTGCCGTCAGGCCAGCCCATTTTTTTGTAATAGGGGAACTTGAGATAAGACCAATCTTCAACGTGTTCGCGGATGTAGTTCAGGTAATCCGGGCCGTCAAATTGCTCTAACGGTTTGCCCAGCGCGTCAATCAATTTGCATTGGCCATCGTAAAGTTCCAGGTTGCCTTTATCGGTGACCAGGCCAAAGTAGCCGGAAGAGAACACGGCAAATTTGCCAATGTCTTCCTGATTCTTGGCCGCCCAGTCTTTTATGATCTGCAAACCAACCTGGATGGTGGCAATCTGTTCGTCAAGGCCCTGCAAAATCTTGTCCCGGCCGGCCGGGGTAAGGGCTTTGTTGACTCCCCCAGGCACGGCAAAGTTGGGATGGATTTTACGCCCGCCCAGGGTGTGGATGATTTCCTGGCCGTATTTGCGCAAATTCACGGCCTTCAGGGCCAGGTCGGGGTTGGCCCCAATCAGGCCCACCACGTTGCGCACGGCCGGGTCGGCGTCAAAGCCCAGCAGCAGGTCCGGCCCGGCCAGTTCAAAAAAGTGCATGCCGTGGCTCTGGATCATCTGGCCCATGTGCATCAAATCGCGCAGCAAAAAGGCCGGGCGAGGCGGCGGCGTGCCCTGGATTTGGTCGCCAACCTTGGCCGAGGCCAGGTGGTGGCTGACCGGGCAAATGCCACAAATACGGGGCGTGATGGAGGGCATTTCAAAGTACATGCGGCCTTCGCAGAATTTCTCAAAGCCGCGAAACTCGTTAACGTGGAAGTAGGCGCGGTCAACGGCGCCGTCCTCGCACATGTGGACGGTCACTTTGGCGTGGCCTTCAATGCGGGTGACGGGTTCAATGGTTATTTTTTGAGTTGGCATTATTATTTCCCCCTTAATCCCAATGTAATTTATCGTCTTTTATTTCCGGGATGCGACCCTGGGCCAGTTCGGCCAGGGCGTGGAAAATCACATCGGCGTGGGGCGGGCAGCCGGGAATGGCCACATCTACCTTTACTACCTCACTCACCGCGCGCACTTTGGTTGGTTTGCCCAGTTCGGGGCTGGATGGGATTTTGCCTTCGGCGTCGGTGCTTTCGGTTTCAACGTAGGCCCGGCGCAGCGCGTCTTCTATTTTGAAAAAGTTACGCATGGCCGGCACGCCGCCAAACACCGCGCAATCGCCTATGGCCACCAAAATTTGGCAGCGAGAGCGCATTTTTTGGGCCACTTCCTCATTGGTGGTTGTATTAACGGCCCCGGTCAGAATCCCCACCGTCACCCCGTCCTCGTCAGGTTCTTTAAAATCGGTAATGGGCGTGGCCCGAATGTCAACCAGTTGGGCTACCTGCACAATCCGGTCGTCAATATCAAGCAGCGACATGTGGCATCCGGCGCACGCCGCCAGCCAATCGCTTGAGACTTTGGGTTTGCTCATAGTACACTTCCTTTCTTTTTACGCTTCAATGGCCCTGGTAGACACGCGCTGTTTTAGCTCGTTCTGCCAATCTTGGTTGAGCGTGAGACCCATCTCCGCCGCAATTGCGGTTAAAATATCAACGTGAGAACGCACTTCGTCGGGAGGGGTCAAACCCCGCCGGACTGCTTGCAGGCGGCCATCCAGATTCAGGTAATGGCCCTCTTGCTCGGCCCACATTTCGGTGGGCAACACCACGTCGGCCTGTTCCACCGCTTCCGACATGTAGCTGGCTTGCACTATCACAAAAGGCGCGCCGGCCAGGCGTTTCAGCAAACGCTGGCTGGGTTTGTCGTCACCCAGGGCCAGGTACACGGCCTTGCGACCGCCCGCATCAAACAATTTATCCAGACCATACTGGTATGCCGCCAGGCTATTGGCCTGTCCCTTCATGCCAATGACCACCGCCTCATTGCCGGCGGCTTTGGCCAGGTCAAGCAGAGCCTTCATTAATTCTGGAGTGCCGGCGCGGGTAACGCCCTTGCCAAAAACAAATACAGGCTTTTGGGCTGCGGCGATCACCTGGCCTACGGCCTGGATGGTATCGGCCGGGATACCGGTGACCTGGCTCACTTTGGCCAGGGCTGAGTTGGAGCCACTCACCGCCGCTTTAAGGCCATCTAACAGGTCCAGGTCTTTACCTTCTTTGGGTTGCAGCGCATAGTCGGCCAATGGGTGGAGGCCGTTATCAAAGGGGGCAATAGAAATCAATTTAGTGCCCTGGGCCAGATTACGTTTGACAAAAAAGCCGGCCACCTGGTGATTGGCCACCAAATCAACCCCAACGGCCACCACACAGTCCGCTTCTTTGAGCGCATCCAGG encodes the following:
- a CDS encoding hydrogenase maturation protease, which produces MSKILIIGYGNPNREDDGVAWHILQKLAAHFNVPLVPALAPDEFDPDRYPHLVFELQLMPEMSEGIAGYDYVCFVDAHTGAYPEEVRVAALNPTFQTSPFTHHLTPESCLTLAEALYGRAPESLMVSVRGYSFGYKTELSSPTATLANKAVTRIINWVEEKSAFSTST
- a CDS encoding CBS domain-containing protein; amino-acid sequence: MVTVKQLLKSKDSTEVWSAAPETSVFDALRLMSEKNVGALPVVEGTKLVGVISERDYARKVVLMGKSSLNTPVSEIMTPRVYCVHPAQKMAECMQLMTEKRVRHLPVLDDEQLVGIISIGDVLKEIISEQETYIKDLENYIDGRGYGQ
- a CDS encoding pentapeptide repeat-containing protein, with amino-acid sequence MMVFCAKILPIIFFKTGICPMYYTSQDILKIIRLAREKGQTPNLSQKDLTGVSLYKADLSGVDFSESNLRATSLGQANLSNAILHKTQLSQVDLSGANLKGANLSRANLFLATLIDADLQGADLRGAELGGANLTNANLEQAKLQHARWDSYTRWPLDFDPAKAATA
- a CDS encoding Ni/Fe hydrogenase subunit alpha — encoded protein: MPTQKITIEPVTRIEGHAKVTVHMCEDGAVDRAYFHVNEFRGFEKFCEGRMYFEMPSITPRICGICPVSHHLASAKVGDQIQGTPPPRPAFLLRDLMHMGQMIQSHGMHFFELAGPDLLLGFDADPAVRNVVGLIGANPDLALKAVNLRKYGQEIIHTLGGRKIHPNFAVPGGVNKALTPAGRDKILQGLDEQIATIQVGLQIIKDWAAKNQEDIGKFAVFSSGYFGLVTDKGNLELYDGQCKLIDALGKPLEQFDGPDYLNYIREHVEDWSYLKFPYYKKMGWPDGTYRVGPLGRLNVAKAIDTPLANEELKTFKALNNGKPVENTLYYHYARLIECLFAAERVQVLLDDPDILGKDILNTRKQWQGEGVGVIEAPRGTLFHHYWANKNGQLQRVNLIVSTGHNNWAMSQAVDSVAKTYVKGPDVQEGMLNRVEAAIRAYDPCLSCSTHALGQMPIVLDIVDAAGRVIKTLRRDGR
- a CDS encoding molybdopterin-dependent oxidoreductase, with the translated sequence GESTCISCGSCVQVCPTGALIDRISAYRGHETDVETIKTTCAGCSVGCGVELSVRDNHLLRINGDWEAPVNGGVLCEVGRFLPLEDNRERILTPLVRKNGALKAATWDEALKVVADKLKPLVGKNGYNVAALASTRLPVEGLYQFKQLFADGLGSEMVTSIEEGITTALPGAIATELGRPFEGSLDALKEADCVVAVGVDLVANHQVAGFFVKRNLAQGTKLISIAPFDNGLHPLADYALQPKEGKDLDLLDGLKAAVSGSNSALAKVSQVTGIPADTIQAVGQVIAAAQKPVFVFGKGVTRAGTPELMKALLDLAKAAGNEAVVIGMKGQANSLAAYQYGLDKLFDAGGRKAVYLALGDDKPSQRLLKRLAGAPFVIVQASYMSEAVEQADVVLPTEMWAEQEGHYLNLDGRLQAVRRGLTPPDEVRSHVDILTAIAAEMGLTLNQDWQNELKQRVSTRAIEA
- a CDS encoding NADP oxidoreductase yields the protein MSKPKVSSDWLAACAGCHMSLLDIDDRIVQVAQLVDIRATPITDFKEPDEDGVTVGILTGAVNTTTNEEVAQKMRSRCQILVAIGDCAVFGGVPAMRNFFKIEDALRRAYVETESTDAEGKIPSSPELGKPTKVRAVSEVVKVDVAIPGCPPHADVIFHALAELAQGRIPEIKDDKLHWD